Proteins encoded in a region of the Inquilinus sp. KBS0705 genome:
- the rfaE1 gene encoding D-glycero-beta-D-manno-heptose-7-phosphate kinase: MSNILTDRVRNIKQRGYIPNVLVIGDLMLDHYIIGDASRLSPEAPVPVVNVKKDFVTPGGAANVAQNLYSLGAKVSLSGITGDDANANRLVEILQAEGVDSNGIFKDSSRPTTVKTRVMAGSHQLVRFDREVTDELANKLQDEFVKWLESEIAATDIVLLSDYNKGLFSFGLTQQLIAIANQHNKKVIIDPKGLDYRKYKGAYIIKPNRKELADAAKVEKVTTLDELQTAAKIILQQTEADYIVVTLSEQGMVILDELTYKLLPVKATSVFDVTGAGDTVLATMAYFMAQGLTIEEACELANHAAAIVIRQTGSAVTNVDEILGDIERL, translated from the coding sequence ATGAGTAACATACTAACAGATAGAGTACGCAACATTAAGCAAAGGGGCTATATACCAAATGTACTGGTTATTGGCGACCTGATGTTAGATCATTATATCATTGGCGACGCCTCACGTTTATCACCAGAAGCGCCAGTACCTGTTGTTAACGTAAAAAAAGACTTTGTTACCCCCGGCGGCGCTGCTAATGTTGCGCAAAATCTTTACTCCTTAGGTGCCAAGGTTTCATTATCGGGAATTACCGGTGACGATGCTAACGCTAACCGCCTGGTTGAGATATTACAAGCCGAAGGTGTAGACAGCAACGGCATTTTTAAAGACAGTAGCAGGCCAACAACGGTAAAAACCCGTGTAATGGCAGGCAGCCATCAACTGGTTAGATTTGACAGGGAAGTTACCGATGAATTAGCCAATAAGCTACAGGATGAATTTGTAAAGTGGTTAGAAAGCGAAATTGCTGCAACTGATATAGTTTTATTATCGGATTATAACAAAGGATTATTCTCCTTTGGTTTAACCCAACAATTGATCGCTATAGCAAACCAACATAACAAAAAGGTAATTATAGACCCAAAAGGCCTCGATTATAGAAAATACAAAGGCGCGTACATTATTAAACCCAACCGTAAGGAACTGGCCGATGCTGCAAAGGTAGAGAAGGTAACTACCCTTGATGAATTACAAACAGCAGCAAAAATTATATTACAACAAACCGAAGCAGATTATATTGTAGTTACCCTGTCAGAACAGGGGATGGTGATATTAGATGAGCTAACGTATAAATTATTGCCTGTTAAAGCTACATCGGTATTTGATGTTACAGGCGCAGGCGATACGGTTTTGGCAACTATGGCCTATTTTATGGCCCAGGGGCTAACTATTGAGGAAGCTTGCGAACTGGCCAACCATGCAGCGGCGATAGTGATAAGGCAAACCGGTAGCGCCGTTACCAACGTTGATGAAATATTAGGGGATATAGAAAGACTATAA
- a CDS encoding DNA polymerase/3'-5' exonuclease PolX, whose translation MENKPIARTLRLLSQLMELHDVNPFKIKSIANAAFKVDKLPFPIADKSLDELEKIDGIGKSIASKIAELLETGTMTELQDMLAQTPEGIVEMMGIKGIGPKKVAIIWKELGIENVGELYYACNENRLIEAKGFGLKTQEEIIKLIEFRMAGNGKFLFAQVEKEAHELLDEIKGIFPDALKHFAGEFRRLNDIITELVIVVGSLNQQVAYDALVELDSLKNVTLNGNHIGAELSNGLLVDIICVDAADYYKELFMNTGDDEHIQAVLQRISFPLEQPESEELIYTKAGLQWMQPELREGATFIERAENDTLPVLITTPDLKGTLHNHSTWSDGVNTLEEMALYCRDVLKLQYLGICDHSKSAFYAKGLSIERVLQQHEEIDNLNKKYPDFHIFKGIESDILNDGSLDYPDEILKRFDFIVASVHTNLKMPEDKATARLIKAIENPYTTILGHPTGRLLLSRKGYDIDYKKVIDACAANNVVIEVNSNPVRLDLDWRWHQYALKKGVMLSINPDAHRVSGLHDMRYGVMVARKGGLTKEMCLNALSLADITQVFEKKRLSK comes from the coding sequence ATGGAAAACAAACCCATAGCCCGTACACTTCGTTTACTGTCGCAATTAATGGAATTGCACGATGTAAACCCCTTCAAAATAAAATCAATAGCCAACGCTGCCTTTAAGGTAGATAAACTGCCCTTCCCTATTGCCGATAAATCGTTAGACGAATTGGAAAAAATTGATGGTATAGGTAAAAGTATAGCCTCAAAAATTGCGGAATTACTGGAAACCGGCACCATGACCGAACTGCAGGATATGCTTGCCCAAACACCCGAAGGTATTGTAGAAATGATGGGTATTAAAGGCATCGGGCCAAAAAAGGTAGCTATTATATGGAAAGAACTGGGTATTGAGAACGTGGGCGAGCTTTATTATGCTTGCAACGAAAACCGTTTGATAGAAGCAAAAGGCTTTGGCTTAAAAACCCAGGAGGAAATTATAAAGCTTATTGAATTCAGGATGGCCGGCAACGGTAAATTCCTGTTTGCCCAGGTCGAGAAAGAAGCCCACGAACTACTGGATGAAATAAAAGGCATATTCCCGGATGCATTAAAGCATTTCGCTGGGGAATTTCGCCGGTTAAATGATATCATTACCGAATTGGTGATTGTTGTAGGCAGTTTAAACCAACAGGTAGCTTATGATGCCCTGGTTGAATTGGATAGTTTAAAAAACGTAACGCTAAACGGCAACCATATTGGCGCCGAACTAAGTAATGGTTTGCTGGTTGATATTATTTGTGTAGACGCGGCTGATTACTATAAAGAATTGTTTATGAACACCGGCGACGATGAACATATACAAGCCGTTTTACAACGAATAAGTTTCCCGTTGGAGCAGCCCGAAAGCGAGGAACTTATTTATACCAAGGCAGGCCTGCAATGGATGCAACCCGAATTACGGGAAGGTGCTACCTTTATTGAAAGGGCTGAGAACGACACATTACCGGTATTGATTACTACCCCCGACCTGAAAGGCACCCTGCATAACCACAGTACATGGAGTGATGGGGTAAATACATTGGAAGAAATGGCGCTATACTGCCGCGATGTATTAAAGCTGCAATATTTAGGCATATGCGACCACAGTAAAAGTGCCTTTTATGCCAAAGGCCTAAGTATTGAGCGTGTATTACAGCAACACGAAGAAATAGATAATTTAAATAAAAAATACCCGGATTTTCACATATTTAAAGGTATTGAGTCGGATATCCTTAACGATGGCTCGTTGGATTACCCGGATGAAATTTTAAAACGATTTGATTTTATTGTAGCATCGGTACATACCAACTTAAAAATGCCCGAAGATAAAGCCACTGCCCGTTTAATAAAGGCTATTGAAAACCCGTATACCACCATATTGGGCCATCCAACCGGCAGGCTGCTGCTTAGCCGTAAAGGATATGATATTGATTATAAAAAGGTGATTGATGCCTGCGCGGCAAATAATGTAGTTATCGAAGTCAATTCGAATCCGGTAAGGTTAGATCTGGATTGGCGTTGGCATCAGTATGCACTCAAAAAAGGCGTTATGCTATCTATAAACCCCGATGCGCACCGTGTAAGTGGCCTGCACGATATGCGCTATGGTGTTATGGTTGCGCGCAAAGGCGGCTTAACAAAAGAAATGTGCCTTAATGCATTATCTTTGGCTGATATTACACAGGTTTTTGAAAAGAAAAGGCTTAGTAAGTAA
- the sppA gene encoding signal peptide peptidase SppA — translation MKQFFKFVLATIVGIIISTVILFALFFGLIAGLVASSTDKDVDVDANSVLHIKLDYPISERTPNNPFAGLNFLGLDGEKSTGLNDILASIKKAKTDSNIKGIFLDESYMLSGQATTEEVRNALLDFKKSGKFIIAYSEVYTQGFYYLASVADKVYVNPKGIFEFRGFSSEVTFLKGALDKLGIEAQIIKVGTYKSAVEPFFLTKMSDANRLQVTSYLGSMYDHFLTGIGKSRNINKDSLFNYANTGLIQQPEDALKYHLVDGLKYKDEILSELKQKTGISQKDNVNSVDLGDYVKARINENDKDPKEVSSSKRIAIVYASGDIVGGDGDDNSIGSETISKALRKVRLDDKVKAVVLRVNSPGGSSLASDVIWREVMLTKKVKPIIVSMGDLAASGGYYISCAADSIFAEPNTITGSIGIFAVLPNMQKFFNDKLGITFDGVKTGKFADLGDTSRPLTPEERAILQKNINSGYDDFTKAVAQGRGKTQAYINSIGQGRVWTGEQALKIGLVDRLGNINDAIKSAAKKAQLTDYKIVAYPEQKSVLNKLGQGLTAKIQTHFAQAELGENYRYYEQIKGVTKTMRVPQARMPYDVVIK, via the coding sequence ATGAAACAATTTTTCAAATTTGTACTGGCCACTATTGTAGGTATCATTATTTCCACCGTAATACTGTTTGCCCTGTTTTTTGGCCTGATAGCCGGGTTAGTTGCATCAAGCACAGATAAAGACGTAGATGTGGACGCAAACTCGGTACTACATATCAAATTAGATTACCCCATAAGCGAGCGTACACCTAATAACCCGTTTGCCGGCCTTAACTTTTTAGGTCTTGATGGCGAAAAGTCGACCGGCTTAAACGATATACTGGCATCTATTAAAAAAGCGAAAACAGATAGCAATATAAAAGGCATATTTTTAGACGAAAGCTACATGTTATCGGGCCAGGCCACTACCGAAGAGGTGCGCAACGCACTTTTAGATTTTAAAAAATCGGGCAAGTTCATTATCGCTTACTCAGAAGTTTACACACAAGGCTTTTACTACCTGGCATCAGTAGCAGATAAAGTATATGTAAATCCAAAAGGAATATTCGAATTCAGAGGCTTTAGCTCCGAGGTCACCTTTTTAAAGGGCGCTTTAGACAAGCTGGGTATAGAAGCACAAATTATAAAGGTAGGTACGTATAAAAGTGCGGTTGAGCCTTTCTTTTTAACCAAGATGAGCGACGCTAACCGCCTGCAGGTTACTTCGTACCTCGGCTCGATGTATGATCATTTTTTAACAGGTATCGGCAAAAGCCGCAACATCAATAAAGATTCGTTATTTAACTATGCCAACACCGGCCTTATACAGCAACCTGAGGACGCCCTAAAGTATCATTTAGTAGATGGCCTGAAATATAAAGACGAAATACTAAGCGAGCTTAAACAAAAAACCGGCATTAGCCAAAAAGACAATGTAAACAGCGTTGATCTTGGCGACTACGTAAAAGCCCGTATAAACGAAAACGATAAAGACCCTAAAGAAGTAAGCTCAAGCAAACGTATTGCTATAGTATACGCCTCGGGCGATATTGTTGGCGGCGATGGCGATGATAACAGCATTGGGTCAGAAACGATATCAAAAGCCTTACGCAAGGTGCGTTTAGATGATAAGGTAAAGGCAGTAGTATTGCGTGTAAACTCACCGGGCGGCAGTTCGCTGGCATCTGATGTAATATGGCGCGAGGTAATGTTAACCAAAAAAGTAAAACCCATCATTGTTTCTATGGGCGACCTGGCAGCATCAGGCGGCTACTACATATCATGCGCGGCCGATTCTATTTTTGCCGAGCCGAATACTATTACGGGTTCCATAGGCATTTTTGCGGTATTGCCTAACATGCAAAAGTTTTTTAACGATAAGCTGGGTATTACCTTCGATGGTGTAAAAACAGGCAAGTTTGCCGACCTTGGCGATACCTCCCGCCCGCTGACTCCTGAAGAAAGGGCTATCCTGCAAAAAAATATAAACAGCGGCTACGACGATTTTACCAAGGCAGTGGCCCAGGGTCGGGGCAAAACACAGGCCTATATAAACAGTATTGGCCAGGGCCGTGTTTGGACAGGTGAGCAAGCCTTAAAAATAGGACTGGTAGATCGGTTAGGTAATATAAATGACGCTATTAAATCGGCTGCAAAAAAGGCGCAGCTTACCGATTATAAAATTGTAGCATACCCAGAGCAAAAAAGCGTTTTAAATAAGCTGGGGCAAGGCCTAACCGCGAAAATACAAACGCATTTTGCACAAGCCGAGCTTGGCGAAAACTACCGCTATTACGAACAAATAAAAGGCGTAACCAAAACAATGCGTGTACCACAAGCGCGCATGCCTTATGATGTGGTTATAAAATAA
- the folK gene encoding 2-amino-4-hydroxy-6-hydroxymethyldihydropteridine diphosphokinase — MINVFLLLGSNLGNRNLFLQQAIQHIEEDIAPVSQKSAVYETQSWGKADLPDYLNQVIVIQTNLTAQNVLQKILAIELLLGRKREEKWGSRIIDIDILFYGDQIINAPGLVVPHPELHNRRFTLEPLAELTPDFIHPVLNKNILILKKELKDTLIVKKVYF; from the coding sequence ATGATTAATGTTTTTTTGCTTTTAGGGAGTAACCTTGGCAACCGCAATTTGTTTTTGCAGCAGGCTATACAACATATAGAGGAGGATATTGCCCCTGTGAGCCAAAAATCGGCAGTTTACGAAACGCAGTCATGGGGGAAAGCCGACCTGCCTGATTACTTGAACCAGGTGATAGTTATACAAACTAACCTAACTGCACAGAATGTGTTGCAAAAGATATTAGCTATTGAATTGCTGCTGGGCCGCAAACGTGAAGAGAAATGGGGATCGCGCATTATTGATATAGACATTTTATTTTATGGCGACCAAATCATCAATGCGCCCGGGCTTGTAGTGCCGCATCCCGAACTGCATAACAGGCGGTTTACCTTAGAGCCCTTGGCCGAGCTTACCCCCGATTTTATACATCCGGTGTTGAATAAAAATATTTTAATACTCAAAAAAGAGCTAAAAGATACTTTGATTGTAAAAAAAGTATATTTTTGA
- a CDS encoding Hpt domain-containing protein has product MSDLSPSQDLDLSFLYEIADGSDEFIVDSITMFLDQTPQLLGTITDAINAQDWATAASASHKLKPNLGFFGMPLSQAAIQDVELMCKEGAPDPAVVVAKFADVKSVVSGNLIELEKIKTEKEANL; this is encoded by the coding sequence ATGTCTGACTTATCGCCCTCACAGGACTTGGACCTTTCATTCCTGTACGAAATTGCTGACGGCAGCGACGAATTTATTGTAGATTCTATCACCATGTTTTTAGACCAAACACCGCAACTGTTAGGAACCATTACCGACGCCATAAATGCGCAGGATTGGGCTACAGCGGCTTCCGCGTCGCATAAACTAAAACCTAACCTTGGCTTTTTTGGCATGCCGTTAAGCCAGGCTGCCATACAAGATGTTGAGCTGATGTGCAAAGAAGGCGCCCCAGACCCGGCAGTGGTAGTAGCTAAATTTGCCGATGTAAAAAGTGTGGTAAGCGGCAACTTAATTGAATTGGAAAAAATAAAAACCGAGAAAGAAGCTAATCTTTAA
- the purS gene encoding phosphoribosylformylglycinamidine synthase subunit PurS, with protein MKKFLAEIDVMPKKEILDPQGKAVTGSMKNLGLSEIHNVRIGKHISLEIEADNAETANAKVDQACKNLLANLIMESYSFKLEEVA; from the coding sequence ATGAAAAAATTCCTTGCCGAAATTGATGTAATGCCAAAAAAAGAAATACTTGACCCACAGGGAAAAGCAGTTACCGGCAGCATGAAAAACCTTGGTTTATCTGAAATACATAACGTGCGCATAGGCAAGCACATCTCTTTAGAGATAGAAGCTGATAATGCCGAAACCGCAAATGCCAAAGTAGACCAGGCCTGCAAAAATTTACTGGCCAACCTTATAATGGAAAGCTATAGCTTTAAGTTGGAAGAAGTAGCTTAA
- the pssA gene encoding CDP-diacylglycerol--serine O-phosphatidyltransferase yields MKRRVKKHLPNAITCANLFSGCIGIVFTFQDNLVFAAYAIFLAAIFDFFDGFASRVLQSFSGIGKDLDSLADMVSFGVLPSAIMYELLLQAPQIPHVSEWLNFIAFLIPVFSALRLAKFNTDTRQAESFIGLPTPANAILIASIPLIMQQYTGFTRYVLNPYGLSVFIVIMCTMLVAELPLMSLKFKNRDFNKNFYRYLLLLFSAILILFFKFAAVPVVIIMYITLSLIQLWVTDDTVISSSHKNN; encoded by the coding sequence ATGAAGAGGCGGGTAAAAAAACATCTTCCAAATGCCATAACATGCGCTAACCTGTTTAGCGGCTGTATAGGCATTGTTTTTACTTTTCAGGACAACCTGGTGTTTGCAGCCTATGCTATTTTTTTGGCCGCCATATTTGATTTTTTTGACGGCTTTGCCTCACGTGTATTACAATCCTTCTCGGGCATAGGTAAAGACCTCGATTCGCTTGCAGATATGGTAAGCTTTGGTGTATTACCATCGGCCATTATGTACGAATTGCTGTTACAGGCTCCGCAAATACCGCATGTAAGCGAGTGGCTAAATTTTATCGCTTTTTTAATACCTGTATTTTCGGCATTAAGGCTGGCTAAATTTAATACTGATACCCGCCAGGCCGAAAGCTTTATTGGCTTGCCCACACCGGCAAACGCTATATTAATAGCCTCGATACCGCTTATAATGCAGCAATACACCGGTTTTACCAGGTATGTGCTTAACCCTTACGGACTATCGGTATTTATTGTAATTATGTGCACCATGCTGGTGGCCGAGCTGCCGCTAATGTCGCTCAAATTCAAAAACCGAGACTTTAATAAAAATTTTTACCGTTATTTATTACTGTTATTCTCGGCAATACTCATACTATTTTTTAAATTTGCAGCTGTTCCGGTAGTTATTATCATGTACATCACATTAAGCTTAATTCAGCTTTGGGTTACCGATGATACCGTAATAAGCAGCTCACATAAAAATAATTAA
- a CDS encoding transcription termination factor Rho: MSDTIELNDKLVSELREIAKSLGVAEADELRKAQLISAIVAQQQLIEAARNQQNIVNNNYSEKPAEAPAPAAENTVEKTRKRTRSVKSSTEPRVEVPLDDTNLFEAQDDEPQVDEGENQPVAAEATENTGEEQPAKTEQADQPEQTGQPATEARPQKFERRVPQAKNQEPAINLDFDNVIVNEGVLEIMPDGYGFLRSSDYNYLTSPDDIYVSQSQIKLFGLKTGDTVRGSIRPPKEGEKYFPLVRVEAINGRIPAEVRDRVPFDHLTPLFPSEKLSLFTDAGNYSTRIMDLFSPIGKGQRGLIVAQPKTGKTMLLKDVANAIAKNHPEVYLIILLIDERPEEVTDMARSVRAEVVSSTFDEPAERHVKIANIVLEKAKRMVECGHDVVILLDSITRLARAYNTVAPASGKILSGGVDANALHKPKRFFGAARNIEDGGSLTIIATALTETGSKMDEVIFEEFKGTGNMELQLDRKLSNKRIFPAIDITASSTRRDDLLLDRDTLQRIWILRNHLADMNSQESMEFLQAQIKGTRTNEEFLISMNS; the protein is encoded by the coding sequence ATGTCTGATACAATCGAATTGAACGACAAACTCGTTTCTGAGTTGCGCGAAATTGCCAAAAGTTTAGGTGTTGCAGAGGCTGATGAACTGCGTAAAGCACAGTTAATTAGCGCTATAGTTGCCCAACAGCAATTAATAGAGGCCGCCCGCAACCAACAAAATATAGTAAATAACAACTACTCCGAAAAACCGGCAGAGGCCCCTGCCCCTGCTGCCGAAAATACTGTCGAAAAAACACGCAAACGTACCCGCTCGGTAAAATCAAGCACCGAACCACGCGTTGAAGTACCTTTAGATGATACCAACCTGTTTGAAGCACAGGACGATGAGCCGCAAGTTGACGAAGGCGAAAACCAACCGGTAGCCGCAGAAGCAACCGAAAACACCGGCGAAGAGCAACCTGCAAAAACCGAACAGGCCGACCAGCCCGAGCAAACAGGCCAGCCTGCAACAGAAGCCCGTCCGCAAAAATTTGAGCGCCGCGTGCCACAGGCTAAAAACCAGGAGCCTGCCATTAACCTTGATTTTGATAACGTAATTGTAAACGAAGGGGTGTTAGAAATTATGCCCGATGGCTATGGTTTCCTGCGCTCATCTGATTATAATTACTTAACCTCTCCGGATGATATATATGTATCGCAATCGCAGATCAAATTATTCGGTTTAAAAACCGGTGATACCGTGCGCGGCAGCATACGCCCGCCAAAAGAGGGCGAAAAATATTTCCCGCTGGTACGTGTAGAGGCCATTAACGGCCGTATACCTGCCGAAGTGCGCGACCGTGTACCTTTTGACCACTTAACACCGCTTTTCCCATCGGAAAAGCTGAGCTTGTTTACTGATGCTGGTAACTACTCTACCCGTATTATGGACCTGTTCTCGCCTATTGGTAAAGGCCAGCGTGGTTTAATTGTGGCGCAACCAAAAACTGGTAAAACCATGTTATTAAAGGATGTTGCCAACGCAATAGCCAAAAATCACCCCGAGGTTTACCTGATTATATTACTGATTGACGAACGCCCCGAAGAGGTAACCGATATGGCACGCAGCGTACGCGCCGAAGTAGTATCATCAACTTTTGATGAGCCTGCCGAGCGTCACGTAAAAATTGCCAATATTGTATTAGAGAAGGCAAAACGCATGGTAGAGTGCGGCCACGATGTAGTTATCCTGCTGGATTCTATCACCCGTTTGGCACGTGCCTACAACACGGTAGCGCCTGCATCTGGTAAAATATTATCGGGTGGTGTTGATGCTAATGCATTGCACAAACCAAAACGCTTTTTTGGCGCGGCCCGTAACATAGAGGATGGCGGATCGTTAACCATTATTGCTACTGCTTTAACAGAGACCGGTTCTAAGATGGACGAGGTGATATTTGAAGAGTTTAAAGGTACCGGTAACATGGAGCTTCAGCTTGACCGTAAATTATCAAACAAACGTATATTCCCTGCTATCGATATCACTGCCTCGAGCACCCGCCGCGACGACCTGTTGCTTGACCGCGACACTCTGCAACGCATATGGATACTTCGCAACCACCTTGCCGATATGAACTCGCAGGAGTCGATGGAGTTTTTACAGGCGCAAATAAAAGGCACCAGGACCAACGAAGAGTTCCTGATTTCGATGAACTCATAA
- the pyrF gene encoding orotidine-5'-phosphate decarboxylase, protein MISRSQLIEQIKQKKTFLCVGLDTDVDKIPAFLKQYPDPVFEFNKRIIDATKDVCIAYKPNAAFYESRGLSGLQSLISTAQYLPKECLSIIDAKRGDIGNTSDNYAKAFFNEETSGMGFDAITVTPYMGNDSVTPYLKYDGKWVILLALTSSVGSKDFQYLPTGDGYLYETVIQKANTWAGADRIMFVVGATKSTEFTNIRQYAPDNFLLVPGVGAQGGSLTDVCKYGITKDCGLIVNASRSIIYASNGEDFADAARAEALSLQQQMQAELEKAGII, encoded by the coding sequence ATGATATCACGCAGCCAGCTTATCGAGCAAATAAAACAAAAGAAAACCTTTTTATGTGTTGGCCTTGATACTGATGTCGACAAAATACCCGCCTTTTTAAAACAATACCCCGACCCGGTTTTTGAGTTTAACAAACGCATTATTGATGCCACTAAGGACGTTTGTATAGCCTACAAGCCTAACGCCGCTTTTTATGAAAGCCGTGGCCTAAGCGGTTTGCAAAGCCTTATCAGCACCGCCCAATACCTGCCAAAAGAGTGCCTGAGTATTATTGATGCCAAACGCGGCGATATTGGCAATACATCAGACAATTACGCCAAAGCATTTTTTAATGAAGAAACATCGGGCATGGGCTTTGACGCCATAACCGTTACACCCTATATGGGTAATGATAGCGTTACACCTTATTTAAAGTATGACGGTAAATGGGTGATATTACTGGCGCTAACCTCATCGGTAGGCAGTAAAGATTTTCAATACCTGCCCACAGGCGATGGCTACCTTTACGAAACGGTTATACAAAAAGCCAATACCTGGGCCGGTGCCGATAGGATAATGTTTGTAGTAGGGGCCACCAAAAGCACCGAATTTACCAACATACGCCAATATGCACCCGATAACTTTTTATTGGTGCCGGGGGTGGGCGCGCAGGGCGGTAGCTTAACGGATGTATGTAAATACGGCATCACTAAAGATTGCGGCCTAATAGTTAATGCATCCCGCTCTATCATCTACGCCTCAAACGGCGAGGATTTTGCCGATGCGGCCCGTGCCGAAGCTTTAAGTTTGCAACAGCAAATGCAGGCAGAGTTAGAAAAGGCTGGGATAATATAA
- a CDS encoding transposase: protein MSRNASTDELYFVTLTVTNWIDVFTRRLYSDFIIENLVYCQQHKHLNIYAYVIMTNHIHMVANVTDGSLGDVLGHFKTYTSKKLVEMIASNQQESRREWMLKKFELAGKYNPLNTHNQFWQNGNHPVLLYSPAVIDQKIDYIHENPVRAGFVGSAHEFWYSSANPESPLKIIY from the coding sequence ATGTCACGCAATGCCTCTACAGACGAACTTTACTTTGTTACGTTAACAGTTACCAACTGGATAGATGTATTTACCAGAAGGCTATACAGCGATTTTATTATTGAAAATTTAGTCTATTGCCAACAACATAAGCACCTGAATATTTATGCTTATGTGATCATGACTAATCATATCCACATGGTAGCTAATGTAACAGACGGTTCGCTTGGGGATGTATTGGGCCATTTTAAAACTTATACCTCAAAAAAACTGGTGGAAATGATAGCAAGTAACCAACAGGAAAGTCGGCGCGAGTGGATGCTTAAAAAGTTTGAGCTTGCCGGAAAGTATAACCCGCTGAATACGCATAACCAGTTTTGGCAAAATGGAAATCATCCTGTGTTACTCTATTCGCCTGCAGTGATCGATCAAAAGATAGATTATATTCATGAAAATCCTGTTAGGGCAGGATTCGTGGGTTCGGCGCATGAATTTTGGTATAGCAGTGCCAATCCGGAAAGCCCATTAAAAATAATTTATTAA